A single region of the Acidithiobacillus acidisediminis genome encodes:
- a CDS encoding YraN family protein has protein sequence MPSPTQEIGQRHEERAGNLLHASGMRILQRNFRCRTGEIDLIAQDQEHVIFVEVRSRRHDRQGNAAASIGPRKQQRIIRAAQYFLLRYPQYQRWPCRFDVVSFDGDAPGEWIRDAFQVPSR, from the coding sequence ATGCCATCCCCCACGCAAGAGATTGGTCAGCGGCACGAGGAGCGCGCCGGGAATCTGCTCCACGCCAGCGGTATGCGTATTCTGCAGCGCAATTTTCGTTGCCGTACGGGCGAGATCGACCTGATCGCCCAGGATCAGGAGCATGTGATCTTTGTCGAGGTACGTAGCCGCCGGCATGATCGACAAGGGAACGCCGCAGCAAGTATTGGTCCGCGCAAGCAACAGCGGATCATTCGGGCGGCGCAATATTTTTTGTTGCGATATCCCCAGTATCAGCGCTGGCCCTGTCGTTTTGACGTCGTCAGTTTCGACGGCGATGCGCCTGGGGAGTGGATTCGCGACGCCTTTCAGGTACCGAGCCGATGA
- a CDS encoding FAD-binding oxidoreductase, whose protein sequence is MTQNAIAGLKACLGAERARDDIFTRELYSRDDTPEVCMPAVVLFPHSHEEVQAIVRLAGRHGLPLTARAAGSGNVGGALPVAGGAVVSFECMQEILEYAPQERLIRVQSGCITAEIDRIAAADGLSYPPDPGSSPYCRIAGNLAMNAGGPHAVKYGVTRDYVLALRAVTGRGETLDTGVRTSKGVVGYDLTRLLVGSEGTLALITEATLRLVPRAPERALLRAAYAQTRAACAAVNRVMQQAILPSAVEFMDAHALAAIRHMGAAASLPEAASALLMIEVDGAAETIASQLELMASALAGEGLLQLETGQDAASIAALWTARKALSPATKAMAPLKINEDVVVPVPKLCELLAVIDEIARTEHLQIVSFGHAGNGNLHVNLLVDPARDDKMLHAQRGLDRLFQTVLALGGTLSGEHGIGSVKRSFVARELDPVSLHLQKQIKSLFDPHGILNPGKLFPDD, encoded by the coding sequence ATGACGCAAAACGCCATTGCGGGATTGAAGGCCTGCCTGGGTGCCGAGCGCGCGCGCGACGATATCTTTACGCGCGAGCTGTATAGTCGGGACGATACCCCGGAAGTGTGTATGCCCGCGGTGGTACTGTTCCCCCATAGCCATGAAGAGGTACAGGCCATCGTCCGCCTCGCGGGGCGCCATGGTTTGCCGTTGACGGCGCGCGCTGCGGGCTCGGGAAATGTGGGGGGCGCCCTTCCCGTTGCCGGCGGGGCAGTGGTTTCTTTTGAATGCATGCAAGAAATTCTCGAGTACGCGCCGCAGGAGCGCTTGATACGGGTGCAGAGCGGCTGCATTACCGCGGAAATCGACCGGATCGCCGCTGCCGATGGCCTGAGCTATCCCCCCGATCCCGGCAGCAGTCCCTACTGTCGGATTGCTGGCAATTTGGCCATGAATGCCGGCGGACCCCATGCGGTCAAATATGGTGTCACCCGCGATTATGTGTTGGCCCTGCGCGCGGTTACCGGACGCGGAGAAACACTGGATACGGGGGTGCGCACCAGTAAGGGCGTGGTCGGCTATGATCTCACGCGCTTGTTGGTGGGCAGCGAGGGAACCCTGGCCCTGATCACCGAAGCGACTCTGCGCCTCGTGCCCCGCGCGCCGGAGCGCGCTCTGCTGCGGGCAGCCTATGCCCAGACCCGTGCCGCCTGTGCGGCGGTGAATCGGGTCATGCAGCAGGCAATTCTTCCCAGTGCAGTAGAGTTCATGGATGCGCATGCCTTGGCGGCCATACGCCATATGGGTGCGGCGGCTTCGCTGCCGGAGGCGGCGAGTGCCCTGCTGATGATCGAAGTCGATGGTGCGGCAGAGACCATCGCGTCGCAACTCGAGCTGATGGCATCGGCCCTCGCGGGAGAGGGATTGCTGCAGCTGGAAACCGGGCAGGACGCGGCAAGCATCGCGGCGTTGTGGACCGCACGCAAAGCCCTCTCGCCCGCGACCAAGGCAATGGCTCCCCTGAAAATCAACGAAGACGTGGTAGTGCCGGTGCCAAAGCTGTGCGAATTGCTCGCCGTCATCGACGAGATCGCGCGGACGGAGCATTTGCAGATCGTCAGCTTCGGCCATGCCGGTAATGGCAATCTGCATGTGAACCTGCTCGTCGATCCGGCGCGAGACGACAAGATGCTCCACGCGCAACGAGGTCTCGACCGGCTGTTTCAGACCGTGCTGGCCCTCGGCGGGACCCTCTCTGGCGAACATGGCATCGGTAGCGTCAAGCGCTCGTTCGTGGCGCGCGAGCTCGATCCTGTGAGTCTCCACCTACAAAAGCAGATCAAGTCTCTTTTTGATCCCCATGGGATTTTGAATCCCGGCAAACTGTTTCCCGACGACTGA
- a CDS encoding penicillin-binding protein activator, producing MYGTPSSSAPLLWRSIGVALLGALLSACASMPQSPSEAPSATTSAPATMSTPEISQAQEGDRLLARGQDLAAAKAYIQAAAASGEEKQLDYLLKAAQASLEGKRPQVAELLSAEVLRLTHEPSQRASALWIQAQAYLHDGQNKLARGSFAELLSTSGVATGRRAEVMEQLAKIYEGENHDLTALDFLVKRDALLSGPEKEKNRQQIHALLDAQSAAKLKNWQGRSGDPIVQEWLAFALIARDHADPGSREAAFAAWLQAHPGHPDIHYEHHSATAVTSAARGAICTLLPTTGRFADDTLAFVAGLRAAAQQQSGPVVQELSDTSDPALNATEYASGVEAGCKAFVGPALPQDIRAVLGARHPSDPPILLLGNPGSHVPAGVHDFDISLRVTARRVAEDAYQAGYRQAAVLYPLDAEGANLQAAFLQMWKGLGGAVAGVAHYRAGDGATAVREAVGPSLGRRAFVFLVASPADLSAIVTAIRARSARPILLAGIPSFGAEHTGGLADARTYALGMPWVFDPNIANGPAAQAVKQSLPQATAKQWRMAGLGVEAYGLLAQILGASASAQDSAGAMGISSPPEHDGKRRLRWVSWQDGVMQVLPQLPEP from the coding sequence ATGTACGGAACTCCCTCTTCTTCTGCGCCCTTGCTCTGGCGCTCGATTGGAGTGGCGCTGCTTGGGGCGTTGCTCAGTGCCTGCGCCAGTATGCCACAGTCGCCGAGCGAAGCACCCTCTGCGACAACCTCTGCGCCAGCAACGATGTCCACGCCCGAGATCAGCCAGGCACAGGAAGGCGATCGTCTCTTGGCCCGAGGGCAGGATCTCGCTGCTGCCAAGGCCTACATCCAGGCGGCGGCGGCAAGTGGTGAAGAGAAACAGCTCGATTATCTGCTCAAGGCAGCACAGGCGTCCCTGGAGGGCAAACGGCCGCAAGTGGCGGAATTGCTGAGTGCCGAAGTGCTGCGCTTGACCCATGAGCCGTCCCAACGCGCGTCAGCATTATGGATTCAGGCGCAGGCCTACTTACACGATGGACAGAATAAGCTTGCCCGCGGTTCGTTTGCCGAGTTACTGAGTACTAGTGGTGTTGCCACGGGCCGCCGTGCCGAGGTCATGGAACAACTGGCCAAAATTTATGAAGGCGAGAATCATGACCTTACGGCGCTAGATTTTCTCGTGAAGCGGGACGCCCTATTGTCTGGGCCCGAAAAAGAAAAAAACCGGCAACAAATTCACGCTCTTCTTGATGCGCAAAGCGCGGCGAAACTGAAAAATTGGCAAGGCCGAAGTGGCGACCCCATCGTGCAGGAGTGGCTTGCATTTGCCTTGATCGCTCGCGACCATGCCGACCCAGGCAGCCGGGAGGCGGCCTTTGCGGCTTGGTTACAGGCGCATCCTGGTCATCCCGACATCCATTATGAACATCACTCTGCCACCGCAGTGACAAGCGCGGCGCGTGGCGCAATTTGCACGTTATTACCAACCACTGGGCGCTTTGCCGATGATACCCTGGCTTTTGTGGCCGGGCTTCGAGCGGCAGCCCAGCAACAGTCGGGACCAGTAGTCCAGGAGTTGAGCGATACGAGTGACCCCGCTTTGAACGCTACGGAATATGCTTCGGGCGTGGAGGCAGGGTGCAAGGCCTTTGTGGGTCCTGCCTTACCGCAAGACATCCGAGCCGTGCTCGGGGCTCGGCATCCCAGTGATCCGCCCATACTGCTCTTGGGTAATCCGGGCAGCCATGTCCCAGCAGGAGTCCATGACTTTGATATTAGCCTGCGGGTAACAGCGCGGCGGGTAGCCGAGGACGCCTACCAGGCAGGATATCGGCAGGCGGCTGTGCTTTATCCCCTGGATGCGGAGGGCGCCAATCTGCAGGCAGCCTTTTTGCAAATGTGGAAAGGCCTCGGTGGCGCGGTGGCTGGCGTCGCGCATTACCGCGCTGGTGATGGCGCAACCGCCGTACGGGAGGCCGTCGGCCCTTCACTCGGTCGCCGCGCATTTGTGTTTTTGGTCGCTTCACCAGCGGATTTATCCGCCATTGTTACCGCCATTCGTGCGCGTAGCGCGCGGCCAATTTTATTGGCCGGAATCCCTAGCTTCGGTGCGGAGCATACTGGCGGTCTGGCAGATGCTCGCACTTATGCCCTGGGGATGCCCTGGGTCTTCGATCCGAATATCGCCAACGGCCCCGCCGCTCAGGCGGTGAAGCAGAGCTTGCCGCAGGCGACAGCCAAGCAGTGGCGGATGGCGGGATTGGGGGTGGAGGCCTATGGGCTGTTGGCGCAGATCCTGGGGGCAAGTGCTTCTGCCCAGGACAGTGCGGGGGCGATGGGCATTTCGTCACCGCCGGAGCACGACGGTAAACGCAGGCTGCGCTGGGTGAGCTGGCAGGATGGCGTCATGCAGGTTCTACCGCAATTGCCGGAACCCTGA
- a CDS encoding RMD1 family protein has product MQPFFHAIQPVRQIQLKSWTEDFDMERVYDGPAHRMLRDGDTRVVLFRSGVVCFYAAGPALQARIMARLQAEFNAIGEPQVEELQLRVGERDGVGKEGVVLRAFDDERLFLVALRLAQSLALELHEEAVENLLETTLNLLSEVTRSGRLPGRRGGYLRFLASTSATRTEILSRLAVLDNPDIVWETPGLELLSRELSADLELTSRFRALDEKLDAIREGLEVIVVASRHERETILEWIIIILITVELLVMLAGYLW; this is encoded by the coding sequence ATGCAGCCTTTTTTCCACGCCATTCAGCCGGTGCGGCAGATTCAGCTCAAAAGCTGGACGGAAGATTTCGACATGGAGCGGGTCTACGACGGTCCTGCGCACCGCATGTTGCGTGACGGCGATACGCGGGTGGTGCTATTTCGCTCCGGCGTGGTCTGCTTCTATGCGGCAGGGCCGGCCCTGCAGGCACGCATCATGGCGCGCCTGCAAGCGGAATTCAACGCGATAGGAGAACCGCAGGTAGAAGAGTTACAACTGCGGGTTGGCGAGCGCGACGGCGTGGGTAAGGAGGGGGTCGTGCTGCGCGCCTTCGACGACGAGCGGCTCTTCCTCGTTGCCCTGCGCTTGGCGCAAAGCCTGGCCCTGGAACTGCATGAGGAGGCCGTGGAAAACCTTCTCGAAACGACCCTCAACCTCCTCTCCGAGGTGACCCGCAGTGGCCGTCTGCCAGGGCGTCGGGGCGGCTATTTACGTTTTCTTGCCTCGACCTCGGCAACCCGCACGGAAATCCTGTCCCGCCTCGCCGTTCTCGACAATCCCGATATCGTCTGGGAGACCCCGGGCCTGGAACTGCTCTCCCGCGAGCTTTCGGCAGATCTGGAACTCACCAGCCGCTTTCGTGCCCTCGATGAAAAGCTGGATGCCATTCGTGAGGGGCTGGAGGTGATTGTTGTGGCCAGCCGCCACGAGCGGGAAACGATTCTGGAGTGGATCATCATCATCCTGATCACGGTAGAGCTGCTGGTGATGTTGGCCGGATACCTCTGGTAA
- a CDS encoding OprD family outer membrane porin, with protein sequence MLSKHRTTALAVLLALGGFSTVAQANDSLKDFILHSKVDGQVRMYQFNRFFGKNATNLQAFSLGGYINAHTASLAGFSADVGFYTANSLGANRVDPDVTLMGTGTSINALGQAYLQYSMPDIVLLRAGNQIVNTPFVNSSDSRVIPATFQGVFAQVTPYCGWNLYGMRMFRWKSRTSGNYYLDNLYYKTGFDGDPIYGGAADLPINEPAANGILAFGTSYKNYGIDAQAWYYNFYGFANMFYGDAAYTFKTGAGINPFIGAQVVREWDASSRLNGSNVGVGTIDGFKGNGVNSTVWGVKAGFDYDGGNAFLGKGAFTAAYNQIEYHPGAIGGGAVISPYTVGYATDPLYTTSMIRGLVEMGPGSGWKIGVAQHLLGNQFLFQTAYAQYHLQNAGYANDIYGDLTYFPQGFLKGLSIRDRVEVAHGDLSTGYFIYNRVMLTYDF encoded by the coding sequence ATGTTGTCGAAGCACCGCACCACCGCCCTGGCTGTCCTGCTGGCCCTTGGCGGCTTCAGCACCGTCGCTCAGGCTAATGATAGCCTGAAAGATTTCATCCTCCACAGCAAAGTGGACGGACAAGTCCGTATGTACCAGTTCAACCGCTTCTTTGGCAAAAATGCGACCAACCTCCAGGCATTCTCGCTCGGTGGCTACATCAACGCCCATACCGCCTCTCTTGCGGGATTCAGCGCTGATGTCGGCTTCTACACCGCCAATAGCCTGGGCGCAAATCGGGTAGATCCCGACGTTACCTTGATGGGCACGGGCACGTCTATCAACGCTCTTGGCCAGGCCTATCTGCAGTACTCCATGCCGGATATTGTGCTGCTTCGCGCCGGCAACCAGATCGTCAACACACCCTTCGTCAACAGTTCCGACTCCCGTGTCATTCCGGCCACGTTCCAAGGCGTGTTTGCACAGGTAACACCCTATTGCGGCTGGAATCTCTACGGGATGCGCATGTTCCGCTGGAAGAGCCGAACCTCCGGCAATTACTACCTGGACAATCTGTATTACAAGACGGGCTTCGACGGCGATCCCATCTATGGCGGTGCCGCAGATTTGCCGATCAATGAACCCGCTGCCAATGGTATTCTGGCCTTTGGTACCAGCTACAAGAATTATGGGATTGACGCCCAAGCCTGGTACTACAATTTCTACGGCTTCGCCAACATGTTCTACGGTGATGCGGCCTATACCTTCAAGACCGGGGCGGGCATCAATCCGTTCATCGGAGCACAGGTGGTCCGGGAGTGGGATGCCAGTAGCCGGCTCAATGGCAGCAACGTCGGTGTCGGAACGATCGACGGCTTCAAGGGCAACGGCGTCAACAGCACCGTTTGGGGCGTGAAGGCGGGCTTTGACTATGACGGCGGCAATGCCTTCCTCGGCAAGGGCGCGTTCACGGCTGCCTACAACCAGATCGAATATCATCCCGGCGCCATTGGCGGCGGTGCCGTGATATCCCCGTACACTGTGGGTTATGCCACCGACCCCCTCTATACCACGTCCATGATCCGCGGCCTGGTGGAAATGGGGCCCGGTTCTGGCTGGAAGATTGGTGTAGCCCAACATCTCTTGGGCAATCAATTCCTGTTCCAAACGGCCTATGCCCAATACCATCTGCAGAATGCGGGTTACGCCAATGACATCTACGGCGATCTGACCTACTTTCCGCAAGGCTTCCTGAAGGGCCTGTCGATCCGTGATCGCGTAGAGGTCGCCCACGGTGATCTGAGCACCGGTTACTTCATCTACAACCGCGTGATGTTAACTTACGATTTCTAA
- a CDS encoding OmpA family protein: protein MRYIPTLLLSTLVLAAAGCAEAPFQGCPAGKAPVAAPAPTPVPVPAPAPAPIAPVQKTVLESKPITITGINFKLNSYKLLDHDIHVLDEVAAFAEKHPDAVLDVNGYCSKVGSYAYNLKLSKQRAESVAKYLEAHGVAQDRMVLKGHSYEDPVASNATPAGRFQNQRVEVNSTIKVEKTVTE from the coding sequence ATGCGCTACATCCCCACGCTATTGTTGTCTACGCTGGTGCTCGCCGCGGCCGGTTGTGCCGAAGCGCCTTTCCAAGGTTGTCCCGCAGGTAAGGCTCCTGTCGCCGCCCCAGCACCCACGCCGGTGCCAGTACCTGCTCCGGCCCCTGCACCGATTGCCCCCGTACAGAAAACCGTATTGGAGAGCAAACCCATCACCATCACTGGGATCAACTTCAAGCTCAATTCCTACAAGCTTCTCGACCACGACATCCATGTCCTGGATGAGGTCGCTGCCTTTGCCGAAAAGCATCCCGATGCGGTCCTGGATGTGAACGGCTACTGCAGCAAGGTCGGTAGCTATGCCTACAACCTCAAGCTCTCGAAACAGCGCGCGGAAAGCGTAGCGAAGTATCTCGAGGCCCATGGGGTGGCGCAGGATCGCATGGTGCTCAAGGGACATTCCTACGAGGACCCGGTCGCCAGCAACGCGACGCCCGCGGGCCGTTTCCAGAATCAGCGCGTAGAGGTCAACTCTACGATCAAGGTGGAAAAGACGGTTACCGAATGA
- the rfaE2 gene encoding D-glycero-beta-D-manno-heptose 1-phosphate adenylyltransferase, giving the protein MTSSSYWQEQLQEHRTVLANLDVLAAPCHHAETLILSTLRRGGKLLSCGNGGSAGDAQHLASELVNRFEGWRRPLPAVALSCDGAVLTSIANDLDYDQVFARQVAALGRSGDGLVVFSTSGNSANVLAAVQVAQERGMWILAFTGRDGGALAALLRPGDIELRVPHTRTARIQEIHLLLIHSLCAAVDAAQREASPSPSDLCAAKILNDWEELAQRVAIQRPLVFTNGVFDLLHRGHVQYLLEARAEGACLVVAVNGDDSVRRLGKGNDRPINSLVDRQAVLAGLSAVDFVTTFADDTPLRLIQRLRPEVLVKGGDWPVEKIVGATEVESWGGRVLSIPFQHERSTTSLLQRIRESQP; this is encoded by the coding sequence ATGACCTCATCCTCCTACTGGCAAGAGCAACTGCAAGAACACCGCACCGTTCTCGCTAACCTCGACGTCCTGGCGGCGCCCTGCCATCATGCCGAGACGCTTATTCTTTCCACCCTGCGCCGCGGCGGAAAATTACTGAGCTGTGGCAACGGCGGCTCGGCAGGGGACGCGCAGCACCTCGCTTCCGAGCTGGTCAATCGTTTCGAGGGCTGGCGCCGCCCGCTGCCGGCCGTAGCCCTGAGTTGCGATGGCGCCGTCTTGACCTCAATTGCCAATGATCTCGATTATGACCAGGTCTTCGCCCGCCAGGTAGCCGCCCTGGGCCGCTCCGGCGATGGCTTGGTGGTATTCAGTACCTCGGGAAACTCGGCCAATGTCCTCGCCGCCGTGCAGGTGGCGCAGGAGCGGGGGATGTGGATTCTCGCCTTTACCGGACGGGATGGCGGCGCCCTGGCTGCGCTGCTGCGCCCCGGCGATATCGAACTGCGGGTGCCCCATACGCGCACCGCCCGAATCCAGGAGATCCATCTTCTGCTGATTCATAGCCTTTGTGCAGCGGTCGATGCGGCGCAGCGCGAGGCATCTCCCTCGCCGTCTGATCTGTGTGCGGCGAAGATCTTGAATGATTGGGAAGAGCTTGCGCAGCGCGTGGCCATTCAGCGGCCCCTGGTGTTTACCAATGGGGTCTTTGATCTTTTGCATCGAGGGCATGTCCAATATTTGCTCGAGGCGCGTGCCGAGGGGGCCTGCCTGGTCGTGGCGGTAAACGGCGACGATTCGGTACGCCGACTGGGCAAGGGAAACGACCGACCGATCAACTCCCTGGTGGATCGCCAAGCCGTGCTCGCTGGCCTCTCTGCCGTAGATTTTGTGACTACCTTTGCGGATGATACGCCCTTGCGCTTGATTCAGCGGTTGCGACCAGAGGTGCTGGTGAAAGGGGGCGACTGGCCGGTGGAGAAGATTGTTGGTGCTACCGAGGTGGAAAGTTGGGGGGGGCGAGTTCTGAGTATTCCCTTCCAGCATGAGCGCAGTACCACGAGTCTGCTGCAGCGCATTCGGGAATCGCAGCCATGA
- the waaF gene encoding lipopolysaccharide heptosyltransferase II translates to METEPPLLDMLSASPQRMTRLARSNDPAQVLVIAPSWVGDTVMAQVLFQVMRRRWPQLQIDLLAPPSTAPLGQRMAEIRQTILLDIPHGRLGWAARRELARKLVPTDYDWAICLPNSFKSALIPYWMKIPVRSGFRREMRGWLLSDPHRLNRKKLPRTVDQYVSLGLPPRLPQPRELPAPRLVVDQDARSLAWQQFALDPHSHPVALAPGAEFGPAKRWPVHHWVELARALLAQGRQVWLFGSPKDAAITQEIAAQVPDVRDLGGKTTLLQAIDLLSLAPVTVSNDSGLMHVAGAVGSQVVALYGPTPVQMTPPLSPGAKLLHLDLPCSPCGKRECPLRHQRCLEEISASMVLAQIPAPRI, encoded by the coding sequence ATGGAAACTGAACCGCCCCTGCTGGATATGCTGTCGGCCTCGCCGCAACGCATGACCCGCCTGGCACGGAGCAATGACCCGGCGCAGGTTTTGGTCATCGCGCCCTCCTGGGTGGGTGACACGGTCATGGCGCAAGTTCTGTTTCAGGTGATGCGACGCCGCTGGCCCCAGTTGCAGATCGACCTCCTCGCGCCGCCGAGTACAGCCCCTTTGGGGCAACGGATGGCGGAAATTCGCCAGACTATCCTGCTGGATATCCCCCATGGGCGTCTGGGCTGGGCGGCCCGGCGGGAGCTGGCGCGCAAGCTCGTGCCCACGGATTACGATTGGGCCATTTGCCTGCCCAACAGTTTCAAGTCGGCGCTCATCCCCTACTGGATGAAGATCCCAGTACGCAGTGGTTTCCGCCGGGAAATGCGCGGCTGGTTGCTCTCCGACCCCCATCGCCTCAATCGCAAAAAATTGCCGCGCACAGTGGATCAGTATGTGTCTTTGGGGCTCCCACCGCGGCTGCCGCAACCGCGCGAGCTGCCGGCGCCGCGCCTGGTGGTGGACCAAGATGCGCGAAGTCTGGCCTGGCAACAATTTGCCCTGGATCCCCATAGTCATCCTGTAGCGCTGGCGCCTGGGGCGGAGTTTGGGCCGGCCAAGCGCTGGCCGGTGCACCATTGGGTCGAGCTTGCCCGTGCCTTGCTCGCGCAGGGCCGGCAGGTTTGGCTATTCGGTAGTCCGAAGGACGCGGCGATTACCCAGGAAATCGCGGCCCAGGTGCCGGATGTACGGGATTTGGGTGGAAAGACGACGTTGTTGCAGGCGATTGACCTGCTGTCCCTGGCACCAGTCACCGTCAGTAACGACTCTGGCCTGATGCATGTCGCCGGAGCGGTAGGTAGCCAGGTCGTTGCCTTGTATGGCCCGACTCCCGTGCAAATGACGCCGCCGCTCTCGCCGGGGGCGAAACTGTTGCATCTGGATCTCCCCTGCAGCCCCTGTGGCAAGAGGGAGTGTCCGTTACGGCATCAGCGCTGCCTCGAAGAGATCAGCGCCAGCATGGTGCTCGCGCAGATCCCTGCGCCCAGAATATAA